Genomic segment of Hymenobacter aquaticus:
TGGAAAGCGGGGCCGTGCAGGGCCAGCAGCCGGCCATCGTGTGGCTCAGCTACAACATTCACGGCAACGAGGCCGTGTCGTCGGAGGCCGTGCTGGCGGTGCTCCACGACCTGGCCGACCCCGCCAATACGGCGGCGCAGCAGTGGCTGCAACACGTGGTGGTGCTCGTGGACCCCTGCGTGAACCCCGACGGGCGCGAGCGGTACGTGCAGTGGTACAACCGCAGCCGCAACCAGCAGCCCAACGCCTCGCTCTACGCCTGGGAGCACCACGAGCCCTGGCCCGGCGGCCGCTACAACCATTATTTCTTTGATCTGAACCGCGACTGGGCCTGGCAAACCCAGCAGGAAAGTCAGCAGCGGGTGGCGCTCTACAACCAGTGGCTGCCCCAGGTGCACGCCGACTTCCACGAAATGAGCCTCGACGACCCGTACTACTTTTCGCCGGCCGCCAAGCCGTTTCACGAAGACATTACGCCCTGGCAGCGCAGCTTCCAGAACGTCATCGGCGACTACAACCGCCGGGTGTTCGACCAGAACAACTGGCTGTATTTCACCCGCGAAACCTACGACCTGTTCTACCCCAGCTACGGCGACACTTACCCCAGCTTCAACGGGGCCATCGGCATGACCTACGAGCAGGGCGGATCGGGCCGGGCCGGCATCCGGGCCGCCAAGGCCGACGGCGACACCCTGACCCTGGCGCAGCGCATTGCCCACCACCACGCCGCCAGCCTGGCGACCATTCAGGCCGCCTCGGAGCGCCGTGCCGAGCTGGTGGCGGAGTTTCAGAAGTACTACACCGCCGCCCGCACCAAGCCCCGCGGCCAGTACAAAACCTACGTGCTCAGCAGCAGCGGCGACCCGGGCCAGCTGCGCGCCTTCACTACCTACCTCGACCGCCAGCAAATTCGCTACGGCTACGCGGGCCGGCAGCAGCGGGTGCGGGCGTTCAGCTATGGCACCGGCACCACCGAAAACGTGCAGCTCCAGCCCCAGGACGTGGTGGTGAGCATGTATCAGCCCAAATCGACGCTGGTAAAGGTGCTGTTTGAGCCCCGGCCCGCGCTGGAAGATTCCCTGACCTACGACATTACCGCCTGGGCTTTGCCCTACGCCTACGGGGTGCAAAGCTACGCGCTATGGTCGCGCCTGGACCCGCAGCCAAGCGCCAGTGGTAACAGTGCGCGGGCTACCCCGGAAGTGGGCAAAGAAACCGGTAAGCCCTACGCCTACGTGTCGCGGTGGAACAGCGTGCAGGATCTGCGGTTTCTGAGCCAATTGTTGCAGCAGCGCGTCAAGGTGCGGGTGGCACAGCGGGCTTTCGAGGCGGAAGGGCAGAAGTACCAGCCGGGTACCCTCATTATCACCCGCACCGGCAACGAAAGCCTCGGCCCGCGCTTCGACCAGCTGGTGCAAGCTCAGGCTGACTCGGCCGGCGTGCGGGTGCAGGCCGTGGGCTCGGGGTTTTCCACCAGCGGTGCCGACCTGGGCTCGGGCTACGTGCGGCCCGTAAGCCGGCCCAACGTGGCCGTGGTGGCCGGCGAAGGAGTGGCCCCGACGGCCTTTGGCGAGGTCTGGCACTTCTTCGAGCAGCAGCTGGGCTACCCCGTCACGGTGCTGGGCACCGACTACCTGCGCACGGTGCCGCTGCAGAAGTTCGACGTGCTGATCCTGCCCGACGGCGACTACACCGACATCTACCCCGAAAAAAGCCTGGACGCCCTGAAAGCCTGGGTGCGCGGCGGGGGCAAGCTCATTGCCCTGGAAGGCGCGGCGGGCTTTCTGGCCAACAAGAAGGATTTCCTGCTCAAAACCAAAGCCCCCGATACGACGAAAGCCAAGAACTCGTACCAGCTGCTGCGCCGCTACGCCGACGCCGAGCGCCAGCAAATCGGGGACCGGGTGCAGGGCAGCGTCTACCGTGTGCAGCTCGACAACTCCCACCCGCTGGCGTTTGGCTACGGCTCCACCTACTTCGCCCTGGTGCGCGACCCGCTCAACTACCGGTTTTTGCCCGAGGGCGGCTGGAACGTGGGCGTGTTGAAGCGCGACAACTACGCGGCCGGCTTTGTGGGCCGGGGCGCCCGTCGCAAGCTAACTGACACCTTCGTGCTGGGCACCCAGGAAATGGGCCGGGGCCAGGTGGTATACATGGCCGACAACCCGCTGTTTCGGGGCTTCTGGCAGGGCGGCAAGCTTCTGTTCGGCAACGCCCTGTTCCTGGTGGGGCAGTAAAACCCATATAAAAGCACAAAAAAAGCCCCCGTCATGGAAATGACGGGGGCTTTTTGCTCAATCACGCAATTGATTAATCAACTACGTCTTCCGCCTTGTTTTTCACGGCGGAGGCACCCTTCTTCACGGCGTGGCCGGTTTTCTGAGCACCTTTTTTCACTACGCTGCCGGTTTTCTTACCAGCGTACTTCACGTCTTCTTTGGTGTTGTAAGCAGCCTGGCCCGCCTTGGTGCGGCCCGAGCGGCTTTCTACCTTCACCGTGCCGTTGTCCCGAACTTCGGCCGTGGTTTTGGCGCCCGTCGAGTTGTCACGGATGGTGGTTTTATTGTCCTGGGCCTGCGCGGCGTACGAAAAGGCTACCATGCCCAGTAGCAGTGCTATCTTTTTCATGAGGAAAGTCGTTTGAAATAGGGTAATTCTAGGTCCTTATACGGGCTGGATAAAATAGGTTGTAGTTCGGCGTAAAGTCGAGCTTCAGGAAAAGGTTGAACCCTTCTTTATTGGCTAAGGGAGCAGCAGGGAACTGTCGCCGTAGCTGAGGAAACGGTAGTCGTGGGCCAGGGCGTGGTCGTAGATGCGGCGCCAGTCGGGGCCGATAAGTGCGGCGACGAGCAGCAGCAGGGTGCTTTCCGGCTGGTGGAAGTTAGTGACCAGGCCCTGCACCACCCGAAACGCGTAGCCGGGGGCAATCAGCAGCTGCGTCGTGGCCTGAATCGTGTCGGAGCCGGTGCGCTCCAGATAGTCGAGCAATGCCTGTAAGGCCTCGGGCATGGAAACTTCGGGGCCGCCTTCGTAGGGCTGCCACTGGGTTACCAGAAAGTCAGGGCTGCTGAGCGTGGGCTGCCGGGCCAGGCGGGCGCCCAGCCAGTAGAGGCTTTCCAGCGTGCGGAGGCTGGTGGTGCCCACGGCAATGATAGGGTGGGGGGCGTGGTGCAGCAGCTGGCGCAGCAGCGCGGCATTCACCGAAATCGGCTCGGCGTGCATGGGGTGGCCTTCCATCCGGTCGGCTTTCACGGGCTGAAACGTGCCGGCACCCACGTGCAAGGTCAGCTCGGCGGTGGCAATGCCCCGGCTCTTGAGTTCGGCGAATACTGCGTCGGAGAAGTGCAGGCCGGCCGTGGGCGCGGCTACGGCTCCCTCGTGGGCCGCGTACACGGTTTGGTAGCGCACGGCATCCACTTCCGTATCGGCCCGGTTCAGGTAGGGCGGCAGCGGCAAGTGGCCCGCCGCCCGCAGGATTTCGGCAAACGGCAGCTCGGCCGGCTGCCAGCTAAACTGAATCAGGGAGTAGCCCTCGGCCGTTTCGAGCCGCACGGCGCTGAGCACGGCGCTGTGCTCGTTCACGCTGAACTCGACCTGCACCGGCCCGGACTTCCAGCGTTTGCCGTTGCCCACCAGGCATTTCCAGACGCAGCCGCCGGTTTGCTGCATGGCCAGCTCCACCGAGCGGTGTGGCGCTACCGGCTCCAGGCAAAACAGCTCGACTACGCCGCCCGTGGGCTTCTGGCAAAACAGCCGGGCCCGCACCACCTTCGTGTTGTTGAACACCAGCAGCGCGTCGGCGGGCAGCTCCGCCGGCAGGTCGGTGAAGCGCTTGTCCTGCACCTGACCCCGGCGGTACACCAGCAGCTGCGACTGGTCCCGGTTGGGGAGGGGTTCGGGGGCAATGCGTCCGGCGGGAAGCTGGTAAGTGAAATCGTGGATGGAAAGCAGGCGCGGGTCGGGGAAAGCAGACATAGACCACAAAGGTAAGCGCCGACTGCGGGTTAATGCAGCGGCGCTGTACGAGTCGGACCCAAACCAGCTGCGGCTACGCTATTTCGCGCGCCGGAAAAACATCAGGTGCTGCTGGGGCAGGGTTTCCACGGTTTCGATAAACTCCAGGCCCACGGCCTTCATTTCCTTGCGGGCCTGCTCCACGCTCATCTTGTGAATGCGCTTAATGGGCACTTTGGTATCCTCGGCGCGGTATTCGGCCAGGGCCACGCGCCCGTTGGGCTTCAGCGCCGTCTTGATGGCGCGCATCATCTCCCGCGGGTGGTCAAACTCGTGGTAGGCATCCACAATCAGGGCCAGGTCGACGCTGTTGGCGGGCAGGTTGGGATTCTGCACCGTACCCAGCACGGGTTCCACGTTCGGGGCGTTGTTGCGGTCCTTGTTTTCCTGCAGGTAGGTTATCATTTCCGGCTGAATATCCACGGCCAGCACTTTGCCCTGCGGCACCAGCGGGCTCATCCGGAAAGAGAAGTAGCCGGTGCCGGCCCCGATGTCGGCCACCACGTCGGTGGGCTTCAGGCGCAGGGCTTTGAGCAGCACGTCGGTGCCCTCTTCCTGCTGCCGGCCCGAGCGTTCGAGCCAGTCGGCACCTTCGTGGCCCATGACGTGGGCAATCTGCCGACCCAGGTAGTAGCGGCTGATGCCGTTGGGGTCGGCCGGGGGGCGAATCTCGTAGCCGGTGGAGTCGGCCACCGGGGCCTGCCGGCGCTGTTCGCCGGCGGCGGCGGCGGTGCTTTCGGCCAGCGGCTGCGTGCAGGCCTGGGTCAGAACAATGCCCAGCACCCACGATGCCAGCGGTAAGGAAGAAGGAAGATTCATACGCACAGGTGCAAATAAACTCTGTTCGGGCAAACATCCATGCGCGTGGAAGGGTTCGTTCTGCCCTGCTACCCGTAACGCGGTATACGTCAGCTTATTTTATCCGGTCCGGTCTAGCGCTAGCCGGCGGCCCCGGAGTGCCGGCAGATAAAAATATAGCGTCCAAACGATAAAGTCGGGTCACTCTTTCTACTTTGGCCCGTAGAAAGCCTGTTTTCACCTTCTTTCATTCTTTCTCAACCCTATGAAACACGTATCCGGACTTCTACACAAGCTGACGGTAGTTGCTGCCGCTGTCGTTGCGCTCAGCAGCTGTAATCGGGCTGAATACGCCATGCTGCCCCAGACGTCTTCTTACCACGGCACCGAGCACCGGTCCGTTAGCATGAAGCCTGCGCCAGCCCCCGAAACGGCCGCTGCTCCGGCCGTGGTGGCTCCGGAAGCCCCGGCTGTAGCTGCTCAGCCAGCCCCCGCTACCCCAGCCGCCCCCGCCGCTCGCGCGGCGGCTCCGGCTACTACCGCTGCCGTGGCTACGCCGGCCCCCGCCGCCCGCAAGCTGAATCTGGTAGAGCGCGCCCTGGTAAGCAAAGTAGCCAAGCAGGCCGATAAGCTGGCCCGCAAAGCCCAGGTGAAAAAGCACAGCGAAACGGCCAGCGCCAACAAGCTCAGCGGCAACCTGCGCACGGGTATCATCCTGATTCTGGTCGGGTTGCTGATATCGTTGCTGAGCCCTATCAGCGGTATCTTTGGCCTGATCGGTGGTATTCTGGCCATCATCGGTATCGTCCTCATCATCCTGTACCTGCTCGACGAAATCTAGAAGAGCCTTCTTCGGTTTTCATTTGCTCAAGTACAAAAAAGCCCCACCCAGACATCTGGATGGGGCTTTTTTGTACTTGGTAAGGCCTGGAGTTACATGGGGTCCACGTCGGCTACGAGGCGGGCCTGCTTGAATTCCTTCTGGTCTTTTACCACGTTCATGGCTTCCAGTATCTGGGCCTTGGCGTGCTTGAGGACGGTGTGTTCCCGGTCGAGTTTGATGGTGATTTCCTGTAGGTAGAAGTTGCGAATCCGGAAAATGTAGGGGGCCTCGGGGCCCAGCACGGCCTCGCGCCCCAGGCGGAACACCAGTTCCTGGGTCAGCAGAATAGCGGCCTGCTCGGCCACCAGCTGATCCACGTGCTTTACCGTGAGCCGGATGACGCGCATGAAGGGCGGAAAGCCGTACTCGCGCCGCTGAGTTATTTCGTACTCGTAGAATTCGAGGTAGTCGTTGCGGATTACCTTGTCGAAAATCACCTGGGCCGGGTCGGCCGTCTGGATGATGACTTTGCCCTTCTTGCCCTTGCGCCCCGCCCGGCCACTCACCTGCACAAACATCTGGAACGCCCGCTCGTGGGCCCGGAAGTCGGGGTAGTGGATGATGCTGTCGGCGTTGATGATGCCCACCAGGCTCACGTTGGCGAAGTCCAGGCCCTTGGTCACCATCTGGGTGCCCACCAGCACGTTGGTCGTCTGCTGCTCGAAGTCGGCAATAATCTGCTGGTAGGAATTCTTGGCCCGGGTCGTGTCCAGGTCCATGCGCTGCACGTTTGCCTGCGGCAGCATGATCTTGAGGTCGTCCTCAATCTTCTCGGTGCCGAAGCCCACGGTTTTCAGGTTGCGCGAGCCGCAGGCGGGGCACTCCACCGGCATCCGGTCGTGGAAGCCGCAGTAGTGGCAGCGCAGCTCGTGGGCGTGCTTGTGGTAGGAGAGGCTCACGGCGCAGTTCTTACACTTCGGAATCCAGCCGCAGTCGAGGCAGGAAATGAAGGGCGAATAGCCGCGGCGGTTCTGAAACAGAATCACCTGCTCCTTCAGGCCCAGCTTCCGCTCAATCTCGCTGAGCAGTTCGGGGGTGAAGTGGTTGAGCATCTTCTTGGCCTCGCGCTGCTTGCGGGTGTCCACCAGCTCGATTTCGGGCAGACCGGCTTCGCCAAACCGCTTGCTGAGCGTGACCAGGCCCCAGCGCCCGGCCCGGGTCTGGTAGTAGGTTTCCACGGCCGGCGTGGCCGAGCCCAGCAGGGTTTTGGCCCCCTGGAAGTTGGCCATCATCAGGGCTACTTCGCGGGCGTTGTAGCGCGGCGAAGGGTCGTACTGCTTGTAGCTCGATTCGTGCTCCTCGTCCACGATGATGAGCGAAACGTTGTCGAAAGGCAGAAACACGGCCGAGCGCACGCCCACCACCACCTGGAAGCGGCCCGAGAGCACGCCATTCCACACTTCTACCCGCTCGTTGTCCGAGAACTTGGAGTGGTACACGCCCAGCCGGGTGCCGAACACGCGCATCAGGCGGGTGACAATCTGGGCCGTGAGGGCAATTTCGGGCAGCAGGTACAGCACCTGCCCGCCGCCTTCCAGCGCCTTGCGGATCAGCTCAATGTAGATTTCGGTTTTGCCCGCGCCCGTTACGCCGTGCAGCAACACGATGTCCTTTTCGCCGAACTGCCGGAGCACCTCGTCGTGGGCGGCCTGCTGGGCTTCGCTCAGCGTGAACGGCATCTTGGCCTCCGGCGAATCATCCAGCGGAAAGCGCGACACAATCACGTCGAACTGCTCCAGCACGCCGTTTTTGATCAGCGTATTCACCGCCGAAGGGGAGAGGTGGGGGCTGCTGGTCAGAGCCGCCTTTTCCATGCCCTGGTGGTTGCTATGCACGTTCTGGTACACCGGCACCCGCTGCAGGTAGCGCATCAGCACGTCGAGCTGCTTGGGCTTGCTGGCCATCTTGGCAAACAGCTCCTCCAGCACGTTTTCCTCTACAAAGTGGTGGGCCAGGCGCACTTTCTTCACCACTTTAGGCGAATACTTGTCGGCCAGGTGCTCAAACAGAAAGATGACGTCCTTCTGAATCAAGGATTTGATAACCTTGTGAAAGTTGGCGTTGCCGAGCAGGTCGCCCACCTCCGTAAACGTCAGCGCCTTGCCATCCTCGGAGCTGAGCACGGCCACGATTTTCTCTTCCTGCTCGCTGAGCGGGTAAGGGTTGTTTTCGGGCTCGAAGGCCGGGTGCAGCTGAATGCGCGACTCCGAGCTGAGCTTCAGGGCGGAAGGCAACGCGGCATTGATAACCTCGCCCAGGGTGCACATGTAGTAGTCGGCCATCCAGCGAAACAGCTTCAGCTGGGCCTGGGTCACTACGGGCGCGTCGTCGATAAACTCCAGGATATACTTGGCCTGGTACTGGGCTGGCGGCGTTTCGTGCACGGCGGCCACGATGCAGCTGAGCGTTTTCTTGGCCCCGAACTGCACAATCACGCGGCCCCCGATGACGACCTCGTCGTTCATCTCGTAGGGCACGCGGTAGGTATACAGCTTGGGCAGCGGCAGGGGCAGAATCACGTCCACGAACAGCGTGACGCGGTCGGCACCGGCGGCTTCCGGCTGGGCAAAGTCAAAGGAAAGGCTCAACGGACAGATCAGCTAACAACAGGACCGCAAAGGTAAGCCGAATTGCGGGCCGCAGGTTTCCCGGCCCAAACCATTTCCGCTTATCTGGGTCAGGACCAACGGATAAAAGTTGGTATCCAATACCAATTGACTACTGGCCGTGAATTGCAGCTCCGGCAGCCGCTGGTGCCACCTAGAGCCTACAGTTCCGGCCAGAAATGCAAAACCCGGCCACCAGGGCCGGGTTTTGGGTTATGATGCCGGGGGCGTTTCGTCGGCCGCCGGTTTTTTGCGGGGTGGCCGGCTGCGCTTCTTCGGGGCAGCTTTGGGCTCTTCCGCGGCGGGTGCCGTTTCCGGAGCCGGGGTGGGCACGGGGGCAGCAGCTTTGGGCGTGGCCTTTGCGCGGGGGGCGGCTTTTGCCCGGCTTCGTTTCTTGGGCTCGGGCTGGGCGGCTTCCGGTACGGCTTGCGGCGCTACCTCGTCCACCGAAACCGCAACGACGGGTGCTGTTTCTGCTTCCGGCGCAGCTGCCACCGGCGTGGCTGCCACTGGCGCAGCAGAAACGACTTCTGCCGGTACCGTAGCAGCTACTTCCACCGGGGCTATAGTGTCTGTCGGTACTGCTTCCACAGCTGGCGCTTCAGCTTCTGGAATAGGCTCGGCATACAGCGGAGCGGGCTTGCGGCGGGAGCTACGGGGCGGAGTGGTAATAATCCGGTCTTTCGTCGCCCGGGGCTTTTTCTCGGCCGGCTGCCGTGCCGCTTTGGTCCGGGTATACGGTTCGCGCTTCGGCTTCGGAGCTTGTTCCGACTCGGGTTCGTCCATTGGTTGTAGCCAGTCAACGTTCGGAGCGGCAACTGCAGCCCTGGGAACGGGGCGCGGCGTGGCTACCGGCGCGACCGGAACACTAGGAACCTCAATTTCCGGCGTGGTCACGGCCACTGGGGCCGGGGCCGGCTCTTCGAGCTGCACTGCCGCTTCGGGCGCCACGGGCTCAGCTGCTACCGGTGCTTCTTCCGCCGCCGGTGCGGCCACCTCTTCCTGCGTGGTAACGCTGCCGGCGGCTTCGGCTAGCTGCTGGGCATACAGCTGAGCCGCCTTCTTACGGGCCGTCCGCTTGGCGCCACCCCGGCTGCGGCGCTTCTTTTTAGGAAATGCCGGAGCTTCGGCGGCCAGCTCGTTGCCTTCGGGCTCGTCGTCGGCCGTTTCTTCTTCCTGATCTTCGTCCTCCTCGACTACTAACGGCGCTGCCGGCAAAGGCGCTGGGGTGCTGACGCGCGGCGCGGTAATGACAGGCGCCGCCTCGGCTTCTGCCCGACGTAGCGGCTGCTGCACCTCCCCGATATCAATGCGTTCCTCATCGTCGTCGGGCTCCGGTTCGGGTACTGCCTGCGGCTTGGGCAGGGGCAGCTCCGCCAGTTGCCGCTCTACTTCCGCTATTTCGGCCCGGATATCGGCTTGCCCAGCCAGCCGGTGCAGGCGGCCCAGGGTAGCTTCCAGAAACTCGCGGTGCTCCGGCGCCTCCGGATACAGCGGCCGGTGGCCCAGCGCCTGCCGCACCGACTCCCATTCCTTGCGGAAGCGCCCGAAAGCCGGGTCGAAGTACGTGCGGGTAAACCGTTCCCAGATGTAGTTCTCCGCCGTTTCGGACGGATGCAGCATGTCGGCCGCGTAGAAGCGGTAGTCGCGCAAATCGTCCAGCAGCAGCTCGTAGGCCGGAAAGTACGATACGTCGGGCAGCAGCTCGCTCAGGTAGTGGCAGGCCACGCGCAGCACCGACTTGCTGACCGAGTTCAGCGGCAGCGTATCTTTCAGGTGGCGCACCGGGCTTACCGTCAGAATAAAGCGCAGCTTGGGGTTGGCCCGCCGCAGGTAGGCGTGGGTTTCCGCCACGGCGTTGATAATCTCGTCGGGCGTCAGCAGCACTTTCTCGAACCGGTCGGCGGGCACCTTGTGACAGTTGTTCACCACCTCGTCGGTTTCCAGCAGCCGGTAGGCGTAGGCCGTGCCCAGCGTCAGGACCACCACGTCGGTTTGGGCCAGAAATGCGCCAACTTCCTGCAGCAGGCCCTGAATGCGCTGCAGCAAGGTCACGGGCGAATCGGCCCCGATGGTGGCGTGGAGGTCGTAGCTCTGCCAGCGGCCCCGGGCTTCCACCAGGTGCTGCTGCCAGTCCATGTCTTCGCCGGCGGCCGCGCGAAGCAGCTGGCACGCCGACAAAGGGTTGAATACGGTGCCAAACGGGTTGACCAGGGTCGATACCTTAGCCGCCGCCAGACGGCTCCCGATGGTATCCGAAAAGCAGGAGCCTACGGTCAGCACCCGGGTCGAGAGCGGCAGTTGGTGCGGGTGCGGCGTAAGCGGTAATTCAGTACGAAACATTCTTTAGATATAAGGCCTGACAACGGCCAACGAACAGGCAACCTACTCAACTCTGTTCTCTCAGCCAAAACGAGCCCCCGCGAAAAGTGCGGCGCAAGGGCCGGGAAAGCGGGCCGCCGGGCAGGCGGCACCTTTTGTCTTCCCACCGGTAAAGGTATACACCTCTCACCAAGAAGACGTTTCCCTTTTTCGATCTGTTCGGAACAGACCGGCGCTACCGGCTATAAAATTCCGGCTAGCAAATAGCAAAAAAGCCTGACTACCGCGGTAGTCAGGCTTTTCTTGTATCGAAGCGGCAGTAGCTTACTCAGCTACTACGTTGAAGCGCACCTGGTGCTTCACTTCTTTGTGCAGGTTGATGGTAGCCGTGTACTCACCAGCCGACGCAGGCTCCTGGTCGAAGGAGATACGCTTGCGGTCTACGTCTACGCCCTTGGCTTTCAGAGCCTCGGCCAGCTGCAGGGTGGTCACGCGGCCGAAAATCTTGCCGGTTTCGCCCACTTTGGCTTTGATTTCGAAAGCGGCATCCCCGATTTTGTCGGCAATGGCCTGCGCGTCACCTTTGATCTTGTCGGCTTTGTGAGCAGCCTGACGTACGTTCTCGGCAACGATCTTCTTGTTGGTCTTGTCGGCCAGCATGGCCAGACCCTGCGGCAGCAGGTAGTTACGGCCGTAGCCAGGCTTTACAGTAACGATGTCGTTCTTGTAGCCCAGGTTCTTTACGTCGTCTTTCAGAATTACTTCCATGTCAGTCTCTGTAAGAAAGGTTTACTTCAACGAATCGGTTACGTAGGGCATCAAGGCCAAGTGACGGGCTTTGGCCACGGCTTGGGCAATTTTGCGCTGGAATTTCAGGCTGGTGCCGGTGATACGACGGGGCAGAATGCGGCCCTGCTCGTTCACGAACTTCAGCAGGAAGTTCGGGTCTTTGTAGTCCACGTATTTAATGCCGTTCTTCTTGAAGCGGCAGTATTTCTTACGGGTATCCTGCTTGTGGATTTTCTCGTTGGCTAGGCTCATGGTCTTACTGGGCTACGGCTTCCGATTGTTTTTGGGCCTTCTGCTGGTTCATCTCGCCATTGCGACGACGCTGGCTGTAAGCCACCGCGTGCTTGTCGAGAACGGTCGTCAGGAAGCGGATGACACGCTCGTCGCGGCGGAACGCCAGCTCGAGTACGTCAACGATGTTACCTGAGCCAGTGAACTCCACCAGGAAATAGTATCCGGTGTTTTTCTTCTGGATGGGGTAAGCCAACTTCTTGAGGCCCCAGTTTTCGGAGTGGATAATGTCGGCGCTATTTTCCTTAAGCACCTGCGAGAACTTCTCGATCGTCTCTTGCACCTGCGTCTCGTTCAGCACGGGAGTCAGGATGAAGACCGTCTCGTAATTTCTTACTTCCATTAGACGGGATGAAAAAATTAAATGAAAAAATGAATCAGGGCGCAAAGATACTATTTATCCGGGGTTATACTCAAAGCCGGCTATAAATTTCTGTTTATCCGCGAAATAACTGCTTGAGTTAGAAGCAAAGCCAAACCTTTGAAGCTAAGACAAGTTAGCAGTAGGAGTAGTATTAATCGGGGAGGGGACAAGGCTCATGGGTGGAGGATCATCGTGTATTCCTATTATATAAGGAGACGCGCTGAACGGTTTTTAGAATGATTCTAAGCAAGCTGCCAGGGGCGAAAATTAGCTCGGGCAGGTTTGCGGTCTGCGTTTCCCGACCTACATTTGTGGCCTTGAAGTACCCCTGCCTTTCTTTTCCCCAGTCACATTGTGCTATGAATAGCATCCGACTTCGTCCACTTTCCCACTTCTTTCTAGCGCTGTTTCTGACATTTGCTGCCGTGGGTAATTCCACCGCCCAGCAAGGAGCAGCAGCCCCGGTTGCCACTGCACCGGAAGCTAGCAAGGATGGCGTGACGCCCGGCTCTACTGCCGCCGCCGCCCCAGCCGCCGCTGCGGGTGCTACCACTGGTGATGCCGCCGCTATTAGCGCCGGTGCCGCCCTCTTCACCCAGAACTGCGCCCAGTGCCACGCCATCAATGACGTGGTCGTGGGTCCCGCCCTGCGTGATATTACCAAGCGCCGGCCG
This window contains:
- a CDS encoding M14 family metallopeptidase, whose translation is MPTIKVPALIRALLLLPWLLLAAALPGKAQTAARLLTPAQFLGYPLGSRFTAHAQVLSYVQQVVQHSGGRMRLQPYGTTYEGRPLEVVQIGTPENLARLDDIRRNNLRLAGLESGAVQGQQPAIVWLSYNIHGNEAVSSEAVLAVLHDLADPANTAAQQWLQHVVVLVDPCVNPDGRERYVQWYNRSRNQQPNASLYAWEHHEPWPGGRYNHYFFDLNRDWAWQTQQESQQRVALYNQWLPQVHADFHEMSLDDPYYFSPAAKPFHEDITPWQRSFQNVIGDYNRRVFDQNNWLYFTRETYDLFYPSYGDTYPSFNGAIGMTYEQGGSGRAGIRAAKADGDTLTLAQRIAHHHAASLATIQAASERRAELVAEFQKYYTAARTKPRGQYKTYVLSSSGDPGQLRAFTTYLDRQQIRYGYAGRQQRVRAFSYGTGTTENVQLQPQDVVVSMYQPKSTLVKVLFEPRPALEDSLTYDITAWALPYAYGVQSYALWSRLDPQPSASGNSARATPEVGKETGKPYAYVSRWNSVQDLRFLSQLLQQRVKVRVAQRAFEAEGQKYQPGTLIITRTGNESLGPRFDQLVQAQADSAGVRVQAVGSGFSTSGADLGSGYVRPVSRPNVAVVAGEGVAPTAFGEVWHFFEQQLGYPVTVLGTDYLRTVPLQKFDVLILPDGDYTDIYPEKSLDALKAWVRGGGKLIALEGAAGFLANKKDFLLKTKAPDTTKAKNSYQLLRRYADAERQQIGDRVQGSVYRVQLDNSHPLAFGYGSTYFALVRDPLNYRFLPEGGWNVGVLKRDNYAAGFVGRGARRKLTDTFVLGTQEMGRGQVVYMADNPLFRGFWQGGKLLFGNALFLVGQ
- a CDS encoding S-adenosylmethionine:tRNA ribosyltransferase-isomerase, which codes for MSAFPDPRLLSIHDFTYQLPAGRIAPEPLPNRDQSQLLVYRRGQVQDKRFTDLPAELPADALLVFNNTKVVRARLFCQKPTGGVVELFCLEPVAPHRSVELAMQQTGGCVWKCLVGNGKRWKSGPVQVEFSVNEHSAVLSAVRLETAEGYSLIQFSWQPAELPFAEILRAAGHLPLPPYLNRADTEVDAVRYQTVYAAHEGAVAAPTAGLHFSDAVFAELKSRGIATAELTLHVGAGTFQPVKADRMEGHPMHAEPISVNAALLRQLLHHAPHPIIAVGTTSLRTLESLYWLGARLARQPTLSSPDFLVTQWQPYEGGPEVSMPEALQALLDYLERTGSDTIQATTQLLIAPGYAFRVVQGLVTNFHQPESTLLLLVAALIGPDWRRIYDHALAHDYRFLSYGDSSLLLP
- a CDS encoding class I SAM-dependent methyltransferase — encoded protein: MNLPSSLPLASWVLGIVLTQACTQPLAESTAAAAGEQRRQAPVADSTGYEIRPPADPNGISRYYLGRQIAHVMGHEGADWLERSGRQQEEGTDVLLKALRLKPTDVVADIGAGTGYFSFRMSPLVPQGKVLAVDIQPEMITYLQENKDRNNAPNVEPVLGTVQNPNLPANSVDLALIVDAYHEFDHPREMMRAIKTALKPNGRVALAEYRAEDTKVPIKRIHKMSVEQARKEMKAVGLEFIETVETLPQQHLMFFRRAK
- the priA gene encoding replication restart helicase PriA, producing MSLSFDFAQPEAAGADRVTLFVDVILPLPLPKLYTYRVPYEMNDEVVIGGRVIVQFGAKKTLSCIVAAVHETPPAQYQAKYILEFIDDAPVVTQAQLKLFRWMADYYMCTLGEVINAALPSALKLSSESRIQLHPAFEPENNPYPLSEQEEKIVAVLSSEDGKALTFTEVGDLLGNANFHKVIKSLIQKDVIFLFEHLADKYSPKVVKKVRLAHHFVEENVLEELFAKMASKPKQLDVLMRYLQRVPVYQNVHSNHQGMEKAALTSSPHLSPSAVNTLIKNGVLEQFDVIVSRFPLDDSPEAKMPFTLSEAQQAAHDEVLRQFGEKDIVLLHGVTGAGKTEIYIELIRKALEGGGQVLYLLPEIALTAQIVTRLMRVFGTRLGVYHSKFSDNERVEVWNGVLSGRFQVVVGVRSAVFLPFDNVSLIIVDEEHESSYKQYDPSPRYNAREVALMMANFQGAKTLLGSATPAVETYYQTRAGRWGLVTLSKRFGEAGLPEIELVDTRKQREAKKMLNHFTPELLSEIERKLGLKEQVILFQNRRGYSPFISCLDCGWIPKCKNCAVSLSYHKHAHELRCHYCGFHDRMPVECPACGSRNLKTVGFGTEKIEDDLKIMLPQANVQRMDLDTTRAKNSYQQIIADFEQQTTNVLVGTQMVTKGLDFANVSLVGIINADSIIHYPDFRAHERAFQMFVQVSGRAGRKGKKGKVIIQTADPAQVIFDKVIRNDYLEFYEYEITQRREYGFPPFMRVIRLTVKHVDQLVAEQAAILLTQELVFRLGREAVLGPEAPYIFRIRNFYLQEITIKLDREHTVLKHAKAQILEAMNVVKDQKEFKQARLVADVDPM
- a CDS encoding GSCFA domain-containing protein, producing MFRTELPLTPHPHQLPLSTRVLTVGSCFSDTIGSRLAAAKVSTLVNPFGTVFNPLSACQLLRAAAGEDMDWQQHLVEARGRWQSYDLHATIGADSPVTLLQRIQGLLQEVGAFLAQTDVVVLTLGTAYAYRLLETDEVVNNCHKVPADRFEKVLLTPDEIINAVAETHAYLRRANPKLRFILTVSPVRHLKDTLPLNSVSKSVLRVACHYLSELLPDVSYFPAYELLLDDLRDYRFYAADMLHPSETAENYIWERFTRTYFDPAFGRFRKEWESVRQALGHRPLYPEAPEHREFLEATLGRLHRLAGQADIRAEIAEVERQLAELPLPKPQAVPEPEPDDDEERIDIGEVQQPLRRAEAEAAPVITAPRVSTPAPLPAAPLVVEEDEDQEEETADDEPEGNELAAEAPAFPKKKRRSRGGAKRTARKKAAQLYAQQLAEAAGSVTTQEEVAAPAAEEAPVAAEPVAPEAAVQLEEPAPAPVAVTTPEIEVPSVPVAPVATPRPVPRAAVAAPNVDWLQPMDEPESEQAPKPKREPYTRTKAARQPAEKKPRATKDRIITTPPRSSRRKPAPLYAEPIPEAEAPAVEAVPTDTIAPVEVAATVPAEVVSAAPVAATPVAAAPEAETAPVVAVSVDEVAPQAVPEAAQPEPKKRSRAKAAPRAKATPKAAAPVPTPAPETAPAAEEPKAAPKKRSRPPRKKPAADETPPAS